CAAGAGCATCAGTTACTGACAAACCAAGAAACCCAAACAACCAAATCAACATGAAGTTCCTCATCTGCTTGGCTCTTTGCATTGCCGCCGCCCAGGCTGGTTATATCGCTTCCCCAGTGGCCACTTATGCCGCCACTTACTCCGCAGCTGCTCCTTTGGCCTATACCGCACCTGTGGCCACCTATGCCGCTCCTGCCTACTCCACCTATGCCGCCGCCGCTCCTGCCTACACCGCCTACAGTGCTCCAGCTTATACCGCTCCGGTGACCACCTATGCCGCCAGTCCCGCCTTCGCCGCCCCCATCACCACCTACGCTGCTCCGGCTGTGGTCAGCTCCTTCCTGAAGAAGAAGTAAACGAGTCTCGACTGCTGTACTTATTGACACAGTAAAACGATTTAATTGAGAACAATAAAAAGACATTCAAATCAAATTACTTTAATTGATTCTCGTTTTTCTTACTATATCAGTGGGTTCTCTAACCACGGATCCAATTGAATTCTTTTGTAAGTGGCATCCAAATATATACGATAGTCTTGCATACTTTCCGGCGAAAGTATAATCGAATATTTTGGCGTTGACggaagttatattttttgtttgcctttgtttcGTTAGCGTTTGGTGTCaaaatctaatttaattaatgttagCATTCATTTTAAACACCCTGCTTTCAAAGTATAGATAATGAATTAAATACACAAATGTTcctgtttatttttaactttattaaattgttttagatTTAGATCAGCTCTggaaaaactattttgatCTCTGATACACATATTCTAGCTGGATAATTGGACGGCTTGAGTTTC
This genomic window from Drosophila gunungcola strain Sukarami chromosome 3R, Dgunungcola_SK_2, whole genome shotgun sequence contains:
- the LOC128263784 gene encoding cuticle protein 16.5; protein product: MKFLICLALCIAAAQAGYIASPVATYAATYSAAAPLAYTAPVATYAAPAYSTYAAAAPAYTAYSAPAYTAPVTTYAASPAFAAPITTYAAPAVVSSFLKKK